The DNA segment ACCAACCACCTGGATACCGAGAGTATGGAATGGCTGGAACAGTATCTCCAGGCCCATTCCGGGACGATCATCGCCATCTCCCACGACCATCGTTTCCTCGACCGTATCATGGGCGGCATCGCCGAGCTGGTATCGCAACGGATCATGGTCTACCAGGGCAACTACAGCCAGTTCCTGCAGAAGCGGAACCAGTATATCGAACAGATCCGCAGGGAACAGGCCCAGCTCCAGGAGCGGAAACAGCAGCTCGAACGCTTTATCGGCCGCTTTCGCTACACCGCCAGCCACGCCTCGCAGGTGCAGAGCAAGATCAAGCAGCTGGAGAAACTGGAGGCGCAGGAGCAGACGCTTCCCGAAGAACCGCAACGCGTCCGCTTCGCCTTCCCCGAATGCCCGCGCAGCGGCCTGCAGGTCGTCACAGCCAGGGATGTACGGAAACAGTACGGGGAGAACACCGTCTTCGATGGTGTCTCCCTGGAGGTCCAGCGCGGGGAGCGGGTGGCGCTTGTGGGGGCGAACGGGGCCGGGAAATCGACGCTGTGCAGGATGCTCAGCATGCAGGAGCCGCCCACCCTTGGGGATGTGGCCTACGGCTACAATGTTCACCTCGGTTTCTTCTCCCAGGAGAGCCAGCACAACCTGGACTACAGCCGCACCGTCTGGGAGGAGATCACCAACACGGGGTCGGAGATCAACGCCTGCAGGAAACGGGATCTCCTGGGCGGATTCCTCTTCCGCGACGACGACATCCACAAACCGGTGCAACTCCTCTCGGGGGGAGAGAAATCCCGGCTGGCCCTGCTCAAACTCCTCCTCCAGCCGCTGAATCTGCTGATCCTCGATGAACCGACCAACCACCTGGATATGACCACCAAGGACCTCTTCCAGGACGCGCTGCTCTCCTTTGGGGGCACGGTGATCATCGTCTCCCACGACAGGTACTTCCTCGACCAGCTGATCACGCGGGTCCTGGAGGTCCGTGGGGGAGGACTTCACGAATACCTCGGCAACTACAGCTATTTCATCGAGAAACGGGCGGAACAACGCGAACGGCAGGGGGATACCGCCTCCCAATCCAGCGACACCGCCACCAAAACGCCGACGCCGGAACAGCCCCGCTCCCGGAAGGAAGCACGGCGGAAGGAATCGGAGGAACGCAAACAGAAAGGTCGGGAACGGAGAGAGGTCACCGACCAGCTTGAACCGCTGGAAGAACAGATCGAGGAGCTGGAACGGGAAAAGAGCGAGGTGGAAGAAAGGCTCTGCGACCCCCAAACGCTCCAGAACGCTCAGGAGGTACAGTCGCTGATGCGGCGCCTCAACGACATCAATGGAACCCTCGACACACTCTTTCCGCAGTGGGAGAGATTGATGGAACAGCTCCACGCCGCCGAAGAGGCCACAGGCTGACCCCCAGGGGACACGGCAACCCCACCGGGCATGCGGCCCGGCGCAACACGTCCCGCACCAGGCGAAAGGCCTGACACGGGACGTCGGTGAGCACTCCGTAAGCCGGGTTCTGTATCAAAGACCACCATTTATCTCGGAGAGGGCTCGCGCCCTCCCTCCAGCGACCGTACCCGGGGGTCAGCGGGCCGCCTCGTCCCCCCCTATTCGGTCTTGCTCCAGACGGGGTTTACCTAGCCCGCCGGTCGCCCGGCGGCTGGTGAGCTCTTACCTCACCGTTTCACCCTTACCCGGCACTTGGAAGAAACCAAAGCAGCATAGAACCTACAGCAGGGTACCGGGCGGTATATTTCTGTGGCACAGCCTGGGGTTCGCACCCACTGGACGTTATCCAGCGTCTTGCCCTGCGGAGCCCGGACTTTCCTCCGGTTTGCACCGGCGGTGGTCTGAAGTACTCACCAGGGAGATACTATACCAGGGATCCGCAAAAATGGAAGCACGTCGGCGTTCCGTGTACAATAGCAGGCTACAGAGCATCGATTGTTCGTTCCTCGCCACAGGCACCATCGCTTTGCCGACACCAGTCCAAGAAACGGAGAGGGATACCATGAGCGAACGCGTTTATCCAGCCCCGCCCGAATACGAAGAATTCAAAAAGCAGATCCGGAATCTCACCGGCATCGACCTGAACTCCTACAAATACCAGATCCATCGCCGGGTCCACATGTTGATGCAGCGCTGGCGTATCGACGACTACACGGCCTTCTTCCGCCTCCTCAAAGACAACGAGGACAGGTTGCGGGAGTTCCTGGACTACCTGACCATCAACGTATCCGAGTTCTTCCGGAACCCCCCACGCTGGTGGGAGATCAGAGACAGTCTCATCCCGAACCTCATGGAACTGCGGAAATCGAAGAAGCTTGCCCTGTGGAGCGCCGGCGCCGCCACGGGTGAAGAGCCCTACTCGCTGGGCATCCTTTCTGCTGAGATAGGGCTCAAGGTCCCGCCCAAGGTGCAGGCCATGGACATCGATGCGGGAGCCCTGGCCAAGGCGAAAAAGGGCCACTATCTCAAGCGGCAGCTCGCCAACGTGCCTCAGGAATGGCTGCAGCGGCATCTGGAGCCTGTAGAAGAGAATATCTACACCGTCAAACAGCATATCAAAGACAGGGTCAATTTCGTCCGGGGCAACCTCATCGACGATGCCTTCTCGGAGGAGCACTTCGATATGATCCTCTGTCGGAACGTGGTGATCTACTTTTCCCCGGAGACCAAGTCGCTTCTGTACAGAAAGTTCTTCAACGCGCTGAAACCCGGCGGCTACCTCGTTGTGGGTTCCACGGAGCAGATCTTCGAATACCGAAAGATCGGTTTCGCTTCGGCCGGACCCTTTCTCTATCAGCGGCCGCGGTAGGCCTTTGCCAAACGGACATACTCCCCCGCCTGGCGGAGCAGCCGCTCCGCCTCCTCTTCACTGACCTGACGGACCACCTTCGCCGGCACCCCCATGACGAGACTGCAGGGGGGTATCGCCATGCCTTCCGGGACCAGCGCACCGGCGGCGACCACGGAGTGCGATCCCACCACCACTCCATCCAGGACCGTGGCCCCCATCCCGACCAGCGTCCCGTCCCCAACGGTACAGCCGTGGACCGTGGCGCCGTGGCCCACGGTCACGTCGCTTCCGATCAGGGCCGGGAGCTCCCGGGTGACGTGGACCGTACTGTTGTCCTGTATGTTGGAACGCTCTCCCACCTCGATCCGCTTGATATCCCCCCGGAGCACCGTATGGAACCACACACTGGCGTCCGTGCCGAGCGAAACCTCCCCGATAAGGACAGCGGAGGGCGCTATCCACGCTGCCTCCGCTGTCCGGGGAGTGTTGCCGTCGAAGGGGATGGAAAGATAGGGAACACCCATCGGATCACTCCCATCTGTCGTTCTGCCGGCGCAGTCTCGTGCTGCAGGGCCTTCCGGCTAGTGGGCCCTGATGATCTCCTTGATCACCATGAGCCGACTCAGGGTGGCGCGCTCCTGTTCGTCCAGCTTCATGGTGATGTAGTGGATGGTCTCCTCAAAGGAAGGGATCAGAACATGCTCCAGGGCGTTGACACGCCGCCGGGTGCGCTCGATCTCGGTAGCCATCAGATTGAGCGCCTTCTCCTCCGAAGCCAGTTTGAGCAGTTCGGGCAACAGCCTGGAGAAATGCTCCAGGGCCACATCGAGGCTTCCGCCGGTGGTGGCGAATCCGTAGTTGCGGACACTGCCCTCCTGGACAATGTCGTATTCCGGCACCTCCACGCTCATGACGTTCTTGAAGCGTACATTGAGACTGCTCTGGATGCCGGGAATCATCAACGCCTGTTCGAGAACGGCGGGCACCGTCTGGGCCCGGGCGAGGAGGAAGTTCTTCCGGCAGGTCATGAGATGCTCCTCCACCTCTTCCCGGAGCTGCCGCAGTGTTTTGGCCCGCTGCAGGAACTCTTTAATGAGGGCGTCCTGTTTGTCCTTGAGGAGCTTGTGACCCCGTTTGGCAACGATGAGGCGCTTCTTCAGCCGAGAAAGCTCCATCCTGTTGGGATTCACATTCTGTCGTTTGGCCATGGCCACGCCTCCCTACACGCTAGTGCTGCTCCGCTTTCTCGGTCGACTCTTCATTCTGCTCTTCCAGTCCCTCCAGCCGCGGTTTCAGATACTTCTCGATGTAGGCGTCGCGGACACGCTTGAGCTCCCTGGTGGGTATCCGGGTGAGGAGACACCACCCCTGCTCGAGGGTCTGTTCGATGGTGCGCTCTTCGTACTCGCCCTGGCGGATGTACTGTTCCTCGAAGTCGTCGGCGAAATCGGCAAAGGCCTTGTCCTCCGTGGAGAGCGCCCCCTCGCCGAGGATCACCGCAAGCTCCTTGGCCTCCTTGCCCCTCGCGTAGGCGGCGAAGAGCTGATTCATCAGGTCGGCGTGGTCTTCCCTTGTTTTGCCCTTGCCGATCCCCTTGTCCTTCAGACGGGAGAGGGAAGGCATGACATCCACCGGCGGATAGATCCCCTTGCGGTGGAGCGCCCTGCTCAGGATGATCTGTCCCTCGGTGATGTAGCCGGTGAGGTCGGGAATGGGATGTGTCTTGTCGTCTTCAGGCATGGTCAGGATGGGGAACTGGGTGATCGAGCCCTTGCGCC comes from the Synergistales bacterium genome and includes:
- a CDS encoding ABC-F family ATP-binding cassette domain-containing protein; translation: MIKLEGINLSFGETQLFRNLTWHIPDGAKIGLVGRNGAGKTTLFRLMLGQETPDSGTVTTPGKARLGFLPQETVALGEGTVLSYLKAYTGMAQLEAELARLEERITGLSARKQHDNDRELQSLLHRHDQVLHRFHLLGGYGFEAEMSRTLAGLGFPPGAASRACSEFSGGWKMRIFLSALLLSRPDILLLDEPTNHLDTESMEWLEQYLQAHSGTIIAISHDHRFLDRIMGGIAELVSQRIMVYQGNYSQFLQKRNQYIEQIRREQAQLQERKQQLERFIGRFRYTASHASQVQSKIKQLEKLEAQEQTLPEEPQRVRFAFPECPRSGLQVVTARDVRKQYGENTVFDGVSLEVQRGERVALVGANGAGKSTLCRMLSMQEPPTLGDVAYGYNVHLGFFSQESQHNLDYSRTVWEEITNTGSEINACRKRDLLGGFLFRDDDIHKPVQLLSGGEKSRLALLKLLLQPLNLLILDEPTNHLDMTTKDLFQDALLSFGGTVIIVSHDRYFLDQLITRVLEVRGGGLHEYLGNYSYFIEKRAEQRERQGDTASQSSDTATKTPTPEQPRSRKEARRKESEERKQKGRERREVTDQLEPLEEQIEELEREKSEVEERLCDPQTLQNAQEVQSLMRRLNDINGTLDTLFPQWERLMEQLHAAEEATG
- a CDS encoding protein-glutamate O-methyltransferase CheR, giving the protein MSERVYPAPPEYEEFKKQIRNLTGIDLNSYKYQIHRRVHMLMQRWRIDDYTAFFRLLKDNEDRLREFLDYLTINVSEFFRNPPRWWEIRDSLIPNLMELRKSKKLALWSAGAATGEEPYSLGILSAEIGLKVPPKVQAMDIDAGALAKAKKGHYLKRQLANVPQEWLQRHLEPVEENIYTVKQHIKDRVNFVRGNLIDDAFSEEHFDMILCRNVVIYFSPETKSLLYRKFFNALKPGGYLVVGSTEQIFEYRKIGFASAGPFLYQRPR
- a CDS encoding gamma carbonic anhydrase family protein; translation: MGVPYLSIPFDGNTPRTAEAAWIAPSAVLIGEVSLGTDASVWFHTVLRGDIKRIEVGERSNIQDNSTVHVTRELPALIGSDVTVGHGATVHGCTVGDGTLVGMGATVLDGVVVGSHSVVAAGALVPEGMAIPPCSLVMGVPAKVVRQVSEEEAERLLRQAGEYVRLAKAYRGR
- a CDS encoding V-type ATP synthase subunit D — translated: MAKRQNVNPNRMELSRLKKRLIVAKRGHKLLKDKQDALIKEFLQRAKTLRQLREEVEEHLMTCRKNFLLARAQTVPAVLEQALMIPGIQSSLNVRFKNVMSVEVPEYDIVQEGSVRNYGFATTGGSLDVALEHFSRLLPELLKLASEEKALNLMATEIERTRRRVNALEHVLIPSFEETIHYITMKLDEQERATLSRLMVIKEIIRAH